A stretch of the Vigna radiata var. radiata cultivar VC1973A chromosome 7, Vradiata_ver6, whole genome shotgun sequence genome encodes the following:
- the LOC106766092 gene encoding uncharacterized protein LOC106766092 — protein MGLSPFQLVYGKACHLPVEMEHNALWALKFLNFDPHETQSKRRCQMLELEEMRLHAYDSSRSYKEKLKSKWSGPFLIKHVYPNGAVELENPSNDGQQRNWVVNGQRLKHYLGGEVEQFSTVMMLVDP, from the exons ATGGGtttatcaccttttcagttAGTATATGGAAAAGCATGTCATTTGCCAGTGGAGATGGAGCATAAtgctttgtgggctttgaaatttttaaatttcgaTCCTCATGAAACTCAAAGCAAACGAAGATGTCAGATGTTGGAGCTTGAAGAGATGCGGTTACATGCATATGATTCATCCAGGAGTTATAAAGagaag ttgaaatcaaaatggtcaggACCTTTTTTGATAAAACATGTATATCCAAATGGAGCAGTGGAATTGGAGAATCCAAGTAACGATGGTCAGCAGCGGAATTGGGTGGTGAATGGTCAGAGGCTCAAACATTATTTAGGAGGGGAAGTGGAGCAATTCTCCACAGtgatgatgttggtggatcctTGA
- the LOC106766998 gene encoding peptidyl-prolyl cis-trans isomerase CYP18-1 isoform X1, translating into MSVTLHTNLGDIKCEIFCDEVPKTSEVHRKCREMQLMWQLQSHTILKILDSCSHESGLLGNNFLALSASGYYDGTIFHRNIKGFMIQGGDPTGTGKGGTSIWGKKFNDEIRESLKHNARGILAMANSGPNTNGSQFFITYAKQPHLNGLYTVFGRVIHGFEVLDLMEKTQTGAGDRPLAEIRLNRVTIHANPLAG; encoded by the exons ATG tcgGTGACTCTGCACACAAACCTAGGTGACATAAAGTGCGAAATCTTCTGCGACGAGGTTCCCAAAACCTCCGAGGTTCACC GAAAGTGCAGAGAAATGCAGCTGATGTGGCAATTGCAATCACATACCATTTTAAAAATCCTCGATTCATGCAGTCATGAATCCGGACTGTTAGGGAAT AACTTTTTAGCGCTGTCTGCAAGTGGTTACTATGATGGGACTATATTTCACCGCAACATTAAGGGTTTTATGATTCAAGGTGGAGATCCCACTGGAACTGGCAAAGGGGGAACCAGTATATGGGGCAAGAAATTTAATGACGAGATACGAGAATCACTGAAG CATAATGCTAGGGGAATATTGGCAATGGCTAACAGTGGTCCAAATACTAACGGAAGTCAGTTCTTCATAACTTACGCAAAACAGCCACATTTAAATGGGCTATACACTGTGTTTGGAAGAGTAATTCATGGATTCGAAGTTCTTGATCTCATGGAAAAG ACTCAAACTGGAGCAGGAGATCGGCCACTTGCCGAGATAAGGCTCAATCGTGTAACAATACACGCTAATCCTCTTGCTGGTTGA
- the LOC106766998 gene encoding peptidyl-prolyl cis-trans isomerase CYP18-1 isoform X2 has product MSVTLHTNLGDIKCEIFCDEVPKTSENFLALSASGYYDGTIFHRNIKGFMIQGGDPTGTGKGGTSIWGKKFNDEIRESLKHNARGILAMANSGPNTNGSQFFITYAKQPHLNGLYTVFGRVIHGFEVLDLMEKTQTGAGDRPLAEIRLNRVTIHANPLAG; this is encoded by the exons ATG tcgGTGACTCTGCACACAAACCTAGGTGACATAAAGTGCGAAATCTTCTGCGACGAGGTTCCCAAAACCTCCGAG AACTTTTTAGCGCTGTCTGCAAGTGGTTACTATGATGGGACTATATTTCACCGCAACATTAAGGGTTTTATGATTCAAGGTGGAGATCCCACTGGAACTGGCAAAGGGGGAACCAGTATATGGGGCAAGAAATTTAATGACGAGATACGAGAATCACTGAAG CATAATGCTAGGGGAATATTGGCAATGGCTAACAGTGGTCCAAATACTAACGGAAGTCAGTTCTTCATAACTTACGCAAAACAGCCACATTTAAATGGGCTATACACTGTGTTTGGAAGAGTAATTCATGGATTCGAAGTTCTTGATCTCATGGAAAAG ACTCAAACTGGAGCAGGAGATCGGCCACTTGCCGAGATAAGGCTCAATCGTGTAACAATACACGCTAATCCTCTTGCTGGTTGA